One stretch of Zootoca vivipara chromosome 8, rZooViv1.1, whole genome shotgun sequence DNA includes these proteins:
- the NUP153 gene encoding nuclear pore complex protein Nup153 isoform X3 translates to MDSGESGGAPGGGGGGGSGGSGGGYESGGGKIRTRRYHLAAASSKPYPRNKQQGIVNIVKESVKSIVPAWLQRYFRQSEEASPSEERSLEENVNYHPAFEDDDADNTLEIDGRITPEPTRITLDEPSTSRSGLNFTDILTRPSLHRSHLNFNILDSPPPLCQPSTSSTFPISNSGLSLGKEMKDSTSQHDDDNISTTSGFSSRASDKDITVSKVASVPPLWSSESERLVSLSQQSATSSKKPGFNLSAFGALSPSLGNASAFKTSQLGNSPFYPGKTMYGGAAAAARQSKARITPYQTPVRRQMKAKQVNAQSYGVTSSTARRILQSLEKMSSPIADAKRIPSSSSFSSPAERNMLNITDFHSPRKRAESHYPPVQKLVTPKTVPLSMSRSQYFKPSLPSAAESGKIRQRIEMNHKGVQERNLAADKKVESPESSVTNPRFSTSATNGLPPSVGGGGGKMRRERGVHYVSKPAQEEEMDMPVLPEISLPISTSSLPNFSFGLLASSTTVSSSPVSSAQSVAKKVQPASNASSPVYRFSSPIVKSTEAEVLPSVSAGAFKFSVPVAKSSDPSGPKDTPVLPQSNAAVNSISSKRDHEYDGPFKPAKILKEGSVLDILKSPGFASSTTYSSTAAPPVTASTVVYTRPAISTFSGTVSGLGDALKQASAHWQCDTCLVQNKLADNKCVACQAAKVPMSDGTKQTGTQFNSTLKASLSTRGTQGFGDKFKAAAGTWDCDTCLVQNKPEATKCVACETPKPGTGVKPAFVLPAVTDSATTVTSSSGSTDLTVSFGFGDKFKKPKDAWECSVCLVSNKAEDSKCVACQSDKPGSSVPVVSSSASSLPALSGGFLGLDKFKKPEGSWDCDTCLVQNKADATKCVACESSKPGSKTELKGFGTAAASTVPSTTSFKFGIQSSPSEPPQTLGNAGKSFKFGDQTGFKFGITAELGSSTNTMTGGFKFSKAEGSKQESESEDNVKDGKSNSSFNFGLPSGARSTSSTSFQFGTSNLGQQEKKEGLSKPAGGGFTFGTGSTASAAAPESKTGISGFKFGNTEEKETTSVTPFSFKKVEEKKEENPSTKGGFTFGNVESVPTPQLVLGRTDEKLDTVAPSYPSVFGKKAENEESKAQLMFPFAKAEQTKDDSTAKSGFSFNLAKPAEKETEQQAKPAFMFGAQASTADPGTQKSTFSFLSSSSSNTAVQSVSAAAGGGGGGGVFSSTTSSSNPAPPSFLFGQANNTVSSSAFGNPSDSSTPQSFGFSQESKPPTTTSNTSAPAPFLFGTAATTNSAANSGFSFAAATTTAGPSGSSSSFVFGSGSSAPATGPAFGASQTPTFGQSQGSSQPPAPTFGSLSSSLFSTGAQPAPPAFGSVSSSTQPPVFGQQATQPPGFGSSTAPNSGPVFQFGSSTNFNFTGNSPGVFTFGAASGAPAQPAGGSSGFSFTQPSSFNPGNNGKNIFSTSGPTQPVRKIKTAVRRRK, encoded by the exons CAGGGAATTGTAAATATCGTTAAGGAATCTGTGAAGAGTATTGTTCCAGCTTGGCTTCAGAGATATTTCAGGCAAAGCGAAGAGGCATCCCCAAGTGAAGAAAGGAGCTTAGAGGAGAATGTAAACTATCATCCTGCCTTTGAAGATGATGATGCTGACAATACCCTTGAGATTGATGGACGAATTACTCCTGAGCCAACAAGAATTACTTTAGATG AGCCCTCAACAAGTAGATCTGGTTTAAACTTCACAGATATTTTAACAAGACCCTCTCTCCACCGGAGTCATCTTAATTTCAACATCTTGGATTCCCCACCTCCACTTTGTCAACCCTCCACATCATCTACATTTCCAATTAGTAATTCTGGACTTTCActtggaaaagaaatgaaagattcTACCTCTCAGCATGATGATGACAACATCTCAACTACAAGTGGCTTTTCTTCAAGGGCATCTGATAAAG ATATAACAGTTTCAAAAGTTGCTTCAGTACCACCTCTTTGGTCCTCGGAGAGTGAAAGACTTGTCTCCCTTTCTCAGCAGTCAGCCACCAGCTCTAAAAAGCCTGGCTTTAATCTGTCTGCTTTTGGAGCACTTTCCCCT TCGCTTGGTAATGCATCAGCTTTTAAGACAAGCCAGCTTGGGAATTCTCCATTTTATCCTGGAAAAACCATGTATGgtggtgcagctgcagcagcaaggcAGTCTAAAGCACGGATTACTCCTTATCAG acACCAGTAAGAAGGCAGATGAAAGCCAAGCAAGTGAATGCACAATCTTATGGAGTGACAAGTTCCACTGCACGGCGCATCCTGCAGTCTCTGGAGAAGATGTCAAGCCCAATAGCA GATGCTAAAAGAATcccatcttcttcttcattttcatCT CCTGCAGAAAGAAATATGCTGAATATCACTGACTTCCATTCACCAAGGAAAAGG GCTGAATCCCATTATCCTCCAGTCCAGAAGCTTGTGACACcgaagaccgttccactgtcaatgAGTCGGTCACAATATTTTAAACCATCTCTACCATCCGCTGCTGAATCAGGCAAGATTCGACAGAGAATAGAGATGAACCATAAG gGAGTACAAGAGAGAAATCTGGCAGCAGACAAGAAGGTAGAATCACCAGAAAG CAGTGTAACAAACCCCAGGTTCAGTACCTCTGCAACCAACGGGCTTCCTCCTTCAGTAGGAGGTGGTGGCGGCAAAATGAGAAGGGAAAGAGGTGTCCACTATGTATCAAAACCTGCGCAAGAGGAG GAAATGGATATGCCAGTGCTACCAGAAATATCTTTGCCCATCAGTACGTCATCTTTGCCAAACTTCAGCTTTGGCCTGCTTGCTAGCAGTACTACTGTCTCATCTTCGCCTGTCAGTTCTGCGCAAtcagtggctaaaaag gTGCAACCAGCCAGTAATGCTAGCAGTCCTGTGTACAGATTTTCATCTCCAATTGTAAAATCGACAGAAGCAGAAGTGCTGCCATCAGTGTCT GCTGGTGCATTCAAATTTAGTGTTCCTGTTGCAAAATCATCTGATCCTTCAGGACCTAAGGATACCCCAGTATTGCCTCAGAGTAATGCAG CGGTCAATAGCATCAGCAGTAAGAGAGATCATGAGTATGATGGTCCCTTTAAGCCTGCAAAAATTCTGAAAGAAGGAAGTGTGCTGGATATTTTAAAGAGTCCTG gCTTTGCTTCTTCGACCACATACTCATCAACAGCCGCGCCACCTGTTACAGCAAGCACAGTAGTTTATACAAGGCCTGCAATAAGTACTTTCTCCGGAACTGTTTCAGGACTTGGAGATGCTTTGAAACAAGCGTCAGCCCATTGGCAGTGTGATACATGTCTTGTGCAAAACAAGCTGGCAGATAACAAATGTGTAGCCTGCCAAGCCGCTAAAGTGCCGATGTCAGATGGTACTAAGCAGACTGGTACTCAGTTTAACTCAACCTTGAAAGCATCTCTTTCTACAAGGGGGACGCAGGGCTTTGGAGACAAGTTTAAGGCAGCAGCTGGAACTTGGGACTGTGATACTTGCTTGGTCCAGAACAAACCGGAGGCTACAAAATGTGTGGCATGTGAGACACCAAAACCTGGAACAGGAGTAAAACCAGCCTTCGTGCTTCCTGCAGTCACAGACAGTGCAACAACAGTGACTTCCTCTTCTGGCTCTACTGATCTCACAGTCAGTTTTGGATTTGGAGACAAATTCAAGAAGCCAAAAGATGCTTGGGAATGTTCTGTGTGCTTGGTGTCAAATAAGGCAGAGGATAGCAAATGTGTTGCCTGTCAGTCGGACAAACCAG GAAGTTCAGTGCCTGTGGTGAGTAGCAGTGCTTCCTCTTTACCTGCTCTTTCTGGAGGATTTCTAGGCTTAGACAAGTTCAAGAAGCCAGAGGGAAGCTGGGACTGTGACACATGCTTAGTACAAAACAAAGCAGATGCCACAAAGTGCGTCGCTTGTGAGAGTTCAAAACCAGGCAGCAAGACTGAACTCAAAG GTTTtggaactgctgctgcttctacagTCCCATCTACTACTTCCTTCAAATTTGGTATTCAGTCATCACCATCAGAGCCGCCTCAGACACTGGGAAATGCAGGAAAAAGTTTCAAATTTGGAGACCAAACAGGATTCAAATTTGGTATTACAGCAGAGCTGGGATCATCAACAAACACAATGACTGGAGGCTTTAAATTCTCGAAAGCAGAAGGGTCCAAACAGGAATCTGAATCTGAGGACAATGTGAAAGATGGCAAGAGCAATAGTAGTTTCAACTTTGGACTTCCCTCTGGAGCTAGAAGTACATCTTCTACATCATTTCAATTTGGAACCTCTAACCTTGGACAGCAAGAGAAGAAAGAGGGACTTAGCAAGCCTGCTGGAGGAGGCTTTACTTTCGGCACAGGTTCCACAGCCTCTGCAGCTGCACCTGAGAGTAAAACTGGAATAAGCGGCTTCAAATTTGGTAATACAGAGGAAAAGGAAACAACTTCAGTCACTCCCTTCTCCTTTAAAAAAGtggaggagaaaaaagaagaaaacccttCAACAAAAGGTGGCTTTACTTTTGGTAATGTAGAATCTGTGCCCACCCCACAGCTTGTTTTGGGAAGGACAGATGAAAAACTGGACACTGTTGCTCCTTCCTATCCATCAGTGTTTggaaagaaagcagaaaatgAAGAATCAAAGGCACAACTCATGTTTCCATTTGCAAAGGCAGAGCAAACCAAAGATGACAGCACAGCAAAATCTGGATTTAGTTTCAACCTAGCAAAACCGGCAgagaaagaaactgaacaacAAGCAAAGCCCGCTTTTATGTTTGGAGCACAAGCAAGCACTGCAG ATCCAGGAACACAAAAGTCTACATTCAGCTTCCTGAGCTCTAGTTCCTCCAACACTGCTGTGCAaagtgtttctgctgctgctggtggtggtggcggtggtggcgtGTTCAGCAGCACCACCTCTTCCTCAAATCCTGCCCCACCAAGCTTTTTGTTTGGACAGGCCAACAACACTGTGAGCAGCTCTGCTTTTGGTAATCCCTCTGACTCCAGTACACCCCAGTCCTTTGGGTTCTCCCAAGAGAGCAAGCCACCAACAACCACCTCCAATACAAGTGCTCCTGCTCCATTTCTTTTCGGTACAGCAGCCACCACTAACAGTGCAGCCAACTCTGGCTTCAGTTTTGCAGCAGCCACCACAACAGCAGGTCCTTCAG GTTCATCCTCTTCATTTGTGTTTGGTTCTGGGTCTTCAGCTCCTGCAACTGGTCCTGCATTTGGTGCCAGTCAAACACCAACATTTGGTCAAAGTCAAGGCTCCAGCCAGCCCCCTGCTCCAACCTTTGGATCACTCTCCTCATCATTATTTTCTACTGGTGCTCAGCCTGCGCCTCCAGCTTTTGGCTCTGTGTCAAGCAGTACACAGCCTCCTGTCTTTGGACAACAAGCTACCCAACCACCTGGTTTTGGCTCTAGTACAGCTCCCAATTCTG GCCCGGTGTTCCAGTTCGGAAGTAGTACTAATTTCAACTTTACAGGCAACAGCCCAGGAGTATTTACCTTTGGTGCAGCTTCTGGTGCTCCAGCACAGCCTGCAGGTGGCTCTTCGGGATTTTCATTCACCCAGCCTTCATCATTTAACCCAGG GAATAATGGGAAAAATATATTCTCCACATCTGGACCTACGCAGCCTGTTCGGAAGATAAAGACAGCTGTTAGAcgtagaaaataa
- the NUP153 gene encoding nuclear pore complex protein Nup153 isoform X5, whose protein sequence is MDSGESGGAPGGGGGGGSGGSGGGYESGGGKIRTRRYHLAAASSKPYPRNKQQGIVNIVKESVKSIVPAWLQRYFRQSEEASPSEERSLEENVNYHPAFEDDDADNTLEIDGRITPEPTRITLDEPSTSRSGLNFTDILTRPSLHRSHLNFNILDSPPPLCQPSTSSTFPISNSGLSLGKEMKDSTSQHDDDNISTTSGFSSRASDKDINMCLQSLGNASAFKTSQLGNSPFYPGKTMYGGAAAAARQSKARITPYQTPVRRQMKAKQVNAQSYGVTSSTARRILQSLEKMSSPIADAKRIPSSSSFSSPAERNMLNITDFHSPRKRAESHYPPVQKLVTPKTVPLSMSRSQYFKPSLPSAAESGKIRQRIEMNHKGVQERNLAADKKVESPESSVTNPRFSTSATNGLPPSVGGGGGKMRRERGVHYVSKPAQEEEMDMPVLPEISLPISTSSLPNFSFGLLASSTTVSSSPVSSAQSVAKKVQPASNASSPVYRFSSPIVKSTEAEVLPSVSAGAFKFSVPVAKSSDPSGPKDTPVLPQSNAAVNSISSKRDHEYDGPFKPAKILKEGSVLDILKSPGFASSTTYSSTAAPPVTASTVVYTRPAISTFSGTVSGLGDALKQASAHWQCDTCLVQNKLADNKCVACQAAKVPMSDGTKQTGTQFNSTLKASLSTRGTQGFGDKFKAAAGTWDCDTCLVQNKPEATKCVACETPKPGTGVKPAFVLPAVTDSATTVTSSSGSTDLTVSFGFGDKFKKPKDAWECSVCLVSNKAEDSKCVACQSDKPGSSVPVVSSSASSLPALSGGFLGLDKFKKPEGSWDCDTCLVQNKADATKCVACESSKPGSKTELKGFGTAAASTVPSTTSFKFGIQSSPSEPPQTLGNAGKSFKFGDQTGFKFGITAELGSSTNTMTGGFKFSKAEGSKQESESEDNVKDGKSNSSFNFGLPSGARSTSSTSFQFGTSNLGQQEKKEGLSKPAGGGFTFGTGSTASAAAPESKTGISGFKFGNTEEKETTSVTPFSFKKVEEKKEENPSTKGGFTFGNVESVPTPQLVLGRTDEKLDTVAPSYPSVFGKKAENEESKAQLMFPFAKAEQTKDDSTAKSGFSFNLAKPAEKETEQQAKPAFMFGAQASTADPGTQKSTFSFLSSSSSNTAVQSVSAAAGGGGGGGVFSSTTSSSNPAPPSFLFGQANNTVSSSAFGNPSDSSTPQSFGFSQESKPPTTTSNTSAPAPFLFGTAATTNSAANSGFSFAAATTTAGPSGSSSSFVFGSGSSAPATGPAFGASQTPTFGQSQGSSQPPAPTFGSLSSSLFSTGAQPAPPAFGSVSSSTQPPVFGQQATQPPGFGSSTAPNSGPVFQFGSSTNFNFTGNSPGVFTFGAASGAPAQPAGGSSGFSFTQPSSFNPGRNNGKNIFSTSGPTQPVRKIKTAVRRRK, encoded by the exons CAGGGAATTGTAAATATCGTTAAGGAATCTGTGAAGAGTATTGTTCCAGCTTGGCTTCAGAGATATTTCAGGCAAAGCGAAGAGGCATCCCCAAGTGAAGAAAGGAGCTTAGAGGAGAATGTAAACTATCATCCTGCCTTTGAAGATGATGATGCTGACAATACCCTTGAGATTGATGGACGAATTACTCCTGAGCCAACAAGAATTACTTTAGATG AGCCCTCAACAAGTAGATCTGGTTTAAACTTCACAGATATTTTAACAAGACCCTCTCTCCACCGGAGTCATCTTAATTTCAACATCTTGGATTCCCCACCTCCACTTTGTCAACCCTCCACATCATCTACATTTCCAATTAGTAATTCTGGACTTTCActtggaaaagaaatgaaagattcTACCTCTCAGCATGATGATGACAACATCTCAACTACAAGTGGCTTTTCTTCAAGGGCATCTGATAAAG ATATCAATATGTGTTTGCAGTCGCTTGGTAATGCATCAGCTTTTAAGACAAGCCAGCTTGGGAATTCTCCATTTTATCCTGGAAAAACCATGTATGgtggtgcagctgcagcagcaaggcAGTCTAAAGCACGGATTACTCCTTATCAG acACCAGTAAGAAGGCAGATGAAAGCCAAGCAAGTGAATGCACAATCTTATGGAGTGACAAGTTCCACTGCACGGCGCATCCTGCAGTCTCTGGAGAAGATGTCAAGCCCAATAGCA GATGCTAAAAGAATcccatcttcttcttcattttcatCT CCTGCAGAAAGAAATATGCTGAATATCACTGACTTCCATTCACCAAGGAAAAGG GCTGAATCCCATTATCCTCCAGTCCAGAAGCTTGTGACACcgaagaccgttccactgtcaatgAGTCGGTCACAATATTTTAAACCATCTCTACCATCCGCTGCTGAATCAGGCAAGATTCGACAGAGAATAGAGATGAACCATAAG gGAGTACAAGAGAGAAATCTGGCAGCAGACAAGAAGGTAGAATCACCAGAAAG CAGTGTAACAAACCCCAGGTTCAGTACCTCTGCAACCAACGGGCTTCCTCCTTCAGTAGGAGGTGGTGGCGGCAAAATGAGAAGGGAAAGAGGTGTCCACTATGTATCAAAACCTGCGCAAGAGGAG GAAATGGATATGCCAGTGCTACCAGAAATATCTTTGCCCATCAGTACGTCATCTTTGCCAAACTTCAGCTTTGGCCTGCTTGCTAGCAGTACTACTGTCTCATCTTCGCCTGTCAGTTCTGCGCAAtcagtggctaaaaag gTGCAACCAGCCAGTAATGCTAGCAGTCCTGTGTACAGATTTTCATCTCCAATTGTAAAATCGACAGAAGCAGAAGTGCTGCCATCAGTGTCT GCTGGTGCATTCAAATTTAGTGTTCCTGTTGCAAAATCATCTGATCCTTCAGGACCTAAGGATACCCCAGTATTGCCTCAGAGTAATGCAG CGGTCAATAGCATCAGCAGTAAGAGAGATCATGAGTATGATGGTCCCTTTAAGCCTGCAAAAATTCTGAAAGAAGGAAGTGTGCTGGATATTTTAAAGAGTCCTG gCTTTGCTTCTTCGACCACATACTCATCAACAGCCGCGCCACCTGTTACAGCAAGCACAGTAGTTTATACAAGGCCTGCAATAAGTACTTTCTCCGGAACTGTTTCAGGACTTGGAGATGCTTTGAAACAAGCGTCAGCCCATTGGCAGTGTGATACATGTCTTGTGCAAAACAAGCTGGCAGATAACAAATGTGTAGCCTGCCAAGCCGCTAAAGTGCCGATGTCAGATGGTACTAAGCAGACTGGTACTCAGTTTAACTCAACCTTGAAAGCATCTCTTTCTACAAGGGGGACGCAGGGCTTTGGAGACAAGTTTAAGGCAGCAGCTGGAACTTGGGACTGTGATACTTGCTTGGTCCAGAACAAACCGGAGGCTACAAAATGTGTGGCATGTGAGACACCAAAACCTGGAACAGGAGTAAAACCAGCCTTCGTGCTTCCTGCAGTCACAGACAGTGCAACAACAGTGACTTCCTCTTCTGGCTCTACTGATCTCACAGTCAGTTTTGGATTTGGAGACAAATTCAAGAAGCCAAAAGATGCTTGGGAATGTTCTGTGTGCTTGGTGTCAAATAAGGCAGAGGATAGCAAATGTGTTGCCTGTCAGTCGGACAAACCAG GAAGTTCAGTGCCTGTGGTGAGTAGCAGTGCTTCCTCTTTACCTGCTCTTTCTGGAGGATTTCTAGGCTTAGACAAGTTCAAGAAGCCAGAGGGAAGCTGGGACTGTGACACATGCTTAGTACAAAACAAAGCAGATGCCACAAAGTGCGTCGCTTGTGAGAGTTCAAAACCAGGCAGCAAGACTGAACTCAAAG GTTTtggaactgctgctgcttctacagTCCCATCTACTACTTCCTTCAAATTTGGTATTCAGTCATCACCATCAGAGCCGCCTCAGACACTGGGAAATGCAGGAAAAAGTTTCAAATTTGGAGACCAAACAGGATTCAAATTTGGTATTACAGCAGAGCTGGGATCATCAACAAACACAATGACTGGAGGCTTTAAATTCTCGAAAGCAGAAGGGTCCAAACAGGAATCTGAATCTGAGGACAATGTGAAAGATGGCAAGAGCAATAGTAGTTTCAACTTTGGACTTCCCTCTGGAGCTAGAAGTACATCTTCTACATCATTTCAATTTGGAACCTCTAACCTTGGACAGCAAGAGAAGAAAGAGGGACTTAGCAAGCCTGCTGGAGGAGGCTTTACTTTCGGCACAGGTTCCACAGCCTCTGCAGCTGCACCTGAGAGTAAAACTGGAATAAGCGGCTTCAAATTTGGTAATACAGAGGAAAAGGAAACAACTTCAGTCACTCCCTTCTCCTTTAAAAAAGtggaggagaaaaaagaagaaaacccttCAACAAAAGGTGGCTTTACTTTTGGTAATGTAGAATCTGTGCCCACCCCACAGCTTGTTTTGGGAAGGACAGATGAAAAACTGGACACTGTTGCTCCTTCCTATCCATCAGTGTTTggaaagaaagcagaaaatgAAGAATCAAAGGCACAACTCATGTTTCCATTTGCAAAGGCAGAGCAAACCAAAGATGACAGCACAGCAAAATCTGGATTTAGTTTCAACCTAGCAAAACCGGCAgagaaagaaactgaacaacAAGCAAAGCCCGCTTTTATGTTTGGAGCACAAGCAAGCACTGCAG ATCCAGGAACACAAAAGTCTACATTCAGCTTCCTGAGCTCTAGTTCCTCCAACACTGCTGTGCAaagtgtttctgctgctgctggtggtggtggcggtggtggcgtGTTCAGCAGCACCACCTCTTCCTCAAATCCTGCCCCACCAAGCTTTTTGTTTGGACAGGCCAACAACACTGTGAGCAGCTCTGCTTTTGGTAATCCCTCTGACTCCAGTACACCCCAGTCCTTTGGGTTCTCCCAAGAGAGCAAGCCACCAACAACCACCTCCAATACAAGTGCTCCTGCTCCATTTCTTTTCGGTACAGCAGCCACCACTAACAGTGCAGCCAACTCTGGCTTCAGTTTTGCAGCAGCCACCACAACAGCAGGTCCTTCAG GTTCATCCTCTTCATTTGTGTTTGGTTCTGGGTCTTCAGCTCCTGCAACTGGTCCTGCATTTGGTGCCAGTCAAACACCAACATTTGGTCAAAGTCAAGGCTCCAGCCAGCCCCCTGCTCCAACCTTTGGATCACTCTCCTCATCATTATTTTCTACTGGTGCTCAGCCTGCGCCTCCAGCTTTTGGCTCTGTGTCAAGCAGTACACAGCCTCCTGTCTTTGGACAACAAGCTACCCAACCACCTGGTTTTGGCTCTAGTACAGCTCCCAATTCTG GCCCGGTGTTCCAGTTCGGAAGTAGTACTAATTTCAACTTTACAGGCAACAGCCCAGGAGTATTTACCTTTGGTGCAGCTTCTGGTGCTCCAGCACAGCCTGCAGGTGGCTCTTCGGGATTTTCATTCACCCAGCCTTCATCATTTAACCCAGG CAGGAATAATGGGAAAAATATATTCTCCACATCTGGACCTACGCAGCCTGTTCGGAAGATAAAGACAGCTGTTAGAcgtagaaaataa